The Perca fluviatilis chromosome 2, GENO_Pfluv_1.0, whole genome shotgun sequence genome includes a region encoding these proteins:
- the rwdd2b gene encoding RWD domain-containing protein 2B, translating to MSMLERAECQLAEIELLTSMFPTQEELEITDQLALAELRDYVEGSASTDSPPPPSTPQFFIKQKLDTASTERMDVILSCAYPSEYPSVLPEITVRCAGLSRAQQTQIHTDLNSYLMENCQGEVCVLSAVDWVKDNLQLFINNSLSAAQAPKKESSSPRPQEMFSRLWIYSHHIYNKTKRKNILEWSKELGLSGFSMPGKPGIVCVEGPHSACEEFWSRVKVLTWKKIMIRHREDIPLDRQVEDSRAVESIDSLRKFTGFEEAMFDPHGNRGNHMDLGQLYQFLNEKGCCDVFQMYFGIEGR from the exons ATGTCCATGTTGGAGCGGGCTGAGTGTCAGCTTGCAGAGATAGAGCTGCTGACCAGCATGTTTCCCACCCAGGAGGAGCTGGAGATCACAGACCAGCTGGCACTGGCGGAGCTCAGGGACTACGTGGAGGGCTCAGCTTCAACAGACAGCCCCCCTCCTCCTTCAACACCTCAGTTTTTCATCAAACAGAAGCTGGACACTGCAAGCACGGAGAGG ATGGATGTCATTCTGTCATGTGCTTATCCATCCGAATATCCCAGTGTGTTACCAGAGATAACAGTCCG GTGTGCCGGTCTCAGCAGGGCCCAGCAGACACAGATCCACACAGATCTCAATTCATACCTCATGGAAAACTGCCAGGGGGAAGTGTGTGTGCTCTCAGCTGTGGACTGGGTGAAAGACAACCTGCAGCTCTTCATTAATAATAGCTTATCAGCAGCACAGGCTCCTAAGAAAGAGTCTTCCTCTCCACGGCCACAGGAAATGTTCAGTCGACTGTGGATTTACAGTCATCACATCTACAACAAGACGAAGAGGAAGAACATCTTGGAGTGGTCTAAGGAGCTGGGCCTGTCAGGATTTAGCATGCCCGGGAAGcctggtattgtgtgtgtggaagGTCCTCATTCTGCCTGCGAGGAGTTCTGGTCCAG AGTGAAGGTTCTGACATGGAAGAAGATCATGATTCGACATAGAGAGGATATTCCCCTTGATCGTCAGGTAGAGGACAGCAGGGCTGTTGAAAGTATAGACTCCCTGCGCAAATTCACAGGCTTTGAAGAGGCAATGTTTGACCCCCATGGGAACAGAGGTAATCACATGGACCTTGGGCAGCTCTACCAGTTCTTAAATGAGAAAGGCTGTTGTGACGTTTTTCAGATGTATTTTGGCATTGAAGGGAGGTAG